One segment of Cetobacterium ceti DNA contains the following:
- a CDS encoding lysophospholipid acyltransferase family protein: MFGLFLAVITALFTFSYLAIFKLPKLKRMRRDVQIKFARKQLKFIARTILKVLGVKVHVTYVDKEEILNLKNSEGIVLVSNHESNFDIPVILAGVPMDIGFVAKKEMESWPFYSTWMKLSNCIFLDRSNPREGIKSIKKAVEITKAGYPTVIFPEGERTLTGEMGEFKKGSFKLATETKGVIVPISLVGTRGIQKRGSVLINRNKKVKLIIGKPIYINNLSDENLKFLNKDVKNIVQNNKKL, encoded by the coding sequence ATGTTTGGTTTATTTTTAGCTGTAATTACGGCTCTATTCACATTTTCATATTTAGCAATTTTTAAATTACCAAAGTTAAAAAGAATGAGAAGAGATGTACAAATTAAATTTGCAAGAAAACAACTTAAATTTATAGCGAGAACTATATTAAAAGTTTTAGGTGTTAAGGTACATGTTACATATGTGGATAAAGAAGAGATTTTAAATTTAAAAAATAGTGAAGGAATAGTACTTGTATCAAACCATGAAAGTAATTTTGATATTCCAGTTATTCTAGCTGGGGTACCTATGGATATTGGTTTTGTTGCTAAAAAAGAGATGGAATCTTGGCCCTTTTATTCTACATGGATGAAACTTAGTAACTGTATATTTTTGGATAGAAGTAATCCTAGGGAGGGAATAAAAAGTATTAAAAAAGCTGTTGAAATAACAAAAGCGGGATACCCTACAGTTATATTTCCTGAAGGAGAACGTACTCTTACAGGGGAAATGGGTGAATTTAAAAAGGGTAGTTTTAAATTGGCCACAGAAACAAAGGGTGTTATAGTTCCAATATCTTTAGTGGGAACTAGAGGTATACAAAAAAGAGGTTCAGTATTAATTAACAGAAATAAAAAAGTAAAATTAATAATAGGTAAACCTATATATATAAATAATCTTTCAGATGAAAATCTTAAATTTTTAAACAAAGATGTTAAAAATATAGTACAAAACAATAAAAAACTTTAA